From Diaminobutyricibacter sp. McL0608, one genomic window encodes:
- a CDS encoding helix-turn-helix transcriptional regulator, with amino-acid sequence MTVDVRELGRTLRAWRDRADADDAGASLSGQRRSPGLRREDVAARAGLSVDYLTRLEQGRAVHPSAQVLTALARALMLTTAERNHLFALAQLVPPGSGVIDAHVTPGIQRMTERMRDLPVAVFDAAWTYVSGNALFVALMGEPAGESARDRNLAWRFFTGTPPANAGRVIRSADDKAAFETEMVADLRRATGRYPNDAALKALIVDLTQNSERFADLWARADVAVRSTDRKMIAHPELGTITLDCDVLSVQGSDLRLVVYSASAGSDDAEKLALLGVIGSGSRR; translated from the coding sequence ATGACCGTCGATGTACGCGAACTCGGCCGCACACTGCGTGCCTGGCGCGACCGCGCCGACGCAGATGATGCGGGTGCGTCCCTCAGCGGTCAGCGTCGCTCCCCCGGCCTGCGCCGCGAAGATGTCGCGGCGCGTGCCGGGCTGTCCGTCGACTATCTGACGCGGCTGGAGCAGGGCCGTGCGGTGCATCCGTCGGCGCAGGTACTCACCGCGCTTGCCCGGGCACTGATGCTGACGACCGCGGAACGCAACCACCTCTTCGCGCTCGCGCAGCTCGTTCCTCCGGGCTCCGGCGTGATCGACGCCCACGTCACACCCGGGATCCAGCGGATGACCGAGAGGATGCGCGACCTCCCCGTCGCCGTGTTCGACGCGGCGTGGACATACGTTTCTGGCAACGCCCTCTTCGTGGCCCTCATGGGCGAGCCGGCCGGCGAGTCCGCACGGGACCGCAACCTGGCCTGGCGCTTCTTCACCGGCACGCCGCCCGCGAACGCAGGTCGCGTCATCCGTTCGGCGGACGACAAGGCCGCCTTCGAGACGGAGATGGTGGCCGATCTGCGCCGAGCGACCGGACGGTATCCGAACGATGCGGCGCTGAAGGCTCTGATCGTCGACCTCACGCAGAACTCGGAGCGATTCGCCGACCTGTGGGCGCGAGCCGATGTGGCTGTGCGCTCAACGGACAGGAAGATGATCGCTCATCCCGAACTCGGCACGATCACACTCGACTGCGATGTGCTGTCCGTGCAGGGCAGCGACCTGCGCCTCGTCGTCTACTCCGCGTCGGCGGGCAGCGATGACGCCGAGAAGCTCGCACTCCTCGGCGTCATCGGATCCGGATCGCGGCGCTGA
- a CDS encoding SDR family NAD(P)-dependent oxidoreductase, whose protein sequence is MTITLISGANKGLGLEAARRLVLLGHTVYLGARDREAGEHAAADVGGTFVPFDITDDESVAGAVEFIGAREGVLDVLVNNAGISGGRIPALETTADDVARVFATNVLGIVRVTHAFVPLLDRSDAPVVVNVGSGMGSLTVTTDSSRFESTLTGLAYPASKAAVSMITSQYAKALPRFRVNVVDPGYTATDLNGHRGTQTVEEGATAIVAMASIGPDGPTGTFVDRNGTVPW, encoded by the coding sequence ATGACCATCACACTCATCTCGGGAGCCAACAAGGGCCTCGGCCTCGAAGCCGCTCGTCGTCTCGTACTGCTCGGCCACACCGTCTACCTCGGCGCACGGGATCGTGAGGCGGGTGAGCACGCCGCTGCCGACGTCGGCGGCACCTTCGTTCCGTTCGACATCACCGACGACGAGTCCGTCGCCGGCGCGGTGGAGTTCATCGGGGCCAGGGAGGGCGTGCTCGACGTCCTCGTGAACAACGCGGGAATCTCAGGCGGCCGCATCCCTGCGCTCGAGACCACCGCTGACGACGTCGCGAGAGTGTTCGCTACGAACGTTCTCGGGATCGTGCGCGTGACGCACGCTTTCGTCCCGCTCCTGGACCGTTCGGACGCTCCGGTGGTCGTCAACGTCGGAAGCGGGATGGGATCCCTCACGGTGACGACCGATTCGTCGCGGTTCGAGTCGACCCTGACAGGGCTCGCCTATCCTGCCTCGAAGGCGGCCGTCTCGATGATCACGTCCCAGTACGCGAAGGCGTTGCCCCGGTTCCGGGTGAACGTTGTGGATCCGGGTTACACCGCCACCGACCTCAACGGCCACCGGGGCACGCAGACCGTCGAAGAAGGGGCGACGGCTATCGTCGCCATGGCGAGCATCGGCCCGGACGGACCGACCGGAACATTCGTCGACCGGAACGGTACCGTCCCCTGGTAG
- the secA gene encoding preprotein translocase subunit SecA codes for MASVLEKVLRVGEGRILRKLEGYAKAVNALEDDFQELTDEELKHETVELRERYSNGESLDDLLPEAFAAVREAAKRTLGMRHFDVQIMGGAALHLGNIAEMKTGEGKTLVATTAAYLNAIASRGVHVVTVNDYLASYQSELMGRVFRALGMSTGVILAGQTPEERREQYAADITYGTNNEFGFDYLRDNMAWQASDMVQRGHFFAIVDEVDSILIDEARTPLIISGPASGEANRWFNEFASLANRLTPDVDYEVDEKKRTVGVLEPGIEKVEDYLGIDNLYESANTPLISFLNNAIKANALFKRDKDYVVMNGEVLIVDEHTGRILMGRRYNEGIHQAIEAKEGVAVKAENQTLATVTLQNYFRLYKKLSGMTGTAETEAAEFMSTYKLGVVPIPTNKPMQRLDQSDLVYKNEEAKFGQVVEDIVRRHEKGQPVLVGTTSVEKSEYLSRLLAKKGVRHEVLNAKNHAREAAIVAQAGRLGSVTVATNMAGRGTDIMLGGNAEFIAVAEMNARGLSPVETPDEYEAAWDDVYDEIKATVQEEADKVIDAGGLYVLGTERHESRRIDNQLRGRSGRQGDPGESRFYLSLTDDLMRLFNAGAAESLMGRGNVPDDLAIESKVVSRAIRSAQSQVEARNAEIRKNVLKYDDVLNRQREAIYSDRRHILEGDDLHERTQKFLTDVIDEVLDSHTGDGNGDDWDFDALWNELKTLYPVGVTIDEVIAEAGNRGRINRDFMRREILSDARLAYQRREESLGSPAMRELERRVVLSVIDRRWRDHLYEMDYLKDGIGLRAMAQRDPLVEYQREGYAMFQQMMGQIREETVGFLFNLEVEVNQGPGEVAGPSVAAKGLARAEAEQQRLSYSAPSDSGGVEVRNQRGQLEQAATDRAQRAQAEANAPAQQAQQGPPQRGAFGQRVEADQAPVNRAERRAQDKKRR; via the coding sequence GTGGCCTCAGTACTGGAAAAGGTTCTCCGTGTCGGCGAGGGACGGATCCTTCGCAAGCTCGAGGGATACGCCAAGGCGGTCAACGCTCTCGAAGACGACTTCCAGGAACTCACCGACGAGGAACTGAAACACGAGACCGTCGAGTTGCGGGAGCGTTACAGCAACGGCGAGTCCCTCGACGATCTGCTGCCCGAGGCGTTCGCCGCCGTTCGCGAGGCCGCGAAGCGCACCCTCGGGATGCGTCACTTCGACGTGCAGATCATGGGCGGGGCAGCACTGCACCTCGGCAACATCGCAGAGATGAAGACCGGTGAGGGCAAGACTCTCGTCGCCACGACCGCCGCCTACCTCAACGCGATCGCCAGCCGCGGCGTCCACGTCGTGACGGTGAACGACTATCTCGCGAGCTACCAGAGCGAGCTGATGGGCCGCGTCTTCCGCGCACTCGGAATGTCGACCGGCGTGATCCTCGCGGGCCAGACCCCGGAGGAGCGGCGCGAGCAGTACGCCGCCGACATCACCTACGGCACGAACAACGAGTTCGGGTTCGACTACCTGCGCGACAACATGGCGTGGCAGGCGAGTGACATGGTCCAGCGCGGGCACTTCTTCGCCATCGTCGACGAGGTCGACTCGATCCTCATCGACGAGGCCCGCACGCCGCTGATCATCTCGGGCCCGGCATCGGGTGAGGCCAACCGGTGGTTCAACGAGTTCGCGAGCCTCGCGAACCGTCTCACGCCCGACGTCGACTACGAAGTCGACGAGAAGAAGCGCACCGTCGGTGTCCTCGAGCCCGGGATCGAGAAGGTCGAGGACTACCTCGGCATCGACAACCTCTACGAATCGGCGAACACCCCGCTCATCTCGTTCCTGAACAACGCCATCAAGGCGAACGCCCTGTTCAAGCGCGACAAGGACTACGTCGTGATGAACGGAGAGGTGCTCATCGTCGACGAGCACACCGGCCGCATCCTCATGGGCCGCCGCTACAACGAGGGCATCCACCAGGCGATCGAGGCGAAAGAGGGTGTCGCGGTCAAGGCCGAGAACCAGACCCTTGCGACCGTGACCCTGCAGAACTACTTCCGCCTCTACAAGAAGCTCTCCGGGATGACCGGTACCGCCGAGACCGAGGCGGCCGAGTTCATGAGCACGTACAAGCTCGGCGTCGTTCCCATCCCGACGAACAAACCGATGCAGCGCCTCGACCAGTCCGACCTCGTCTACAAGAACGAGGAGGCCAAGTTCGGCCAGGTCGTCGAAGACATCGTCCGGCGCCACGAGAAGGGGCAGCCGGTCCTCGTCGGCACGACGAGCGTCGAGAAGAGCGAATACCTGTCGCGCCTGCTCGCCAAGAAAGGCGTGCGCCACGAGGTACTCAACGCGAAGAACCACGCCCGCGAGGCGGCGATCGTCGCCCAGGCCGGACGTCTCGGCTCGGTCACAGTCGCCACCAACATGGCGGGCCGCGGCACCGACATCATGCTCGGTGGCAACGCCGAGTTCATCGCCGTCGCAGAGATGAACGCGCGAGGTCTCTCGCCTGTGGAGACGCCCGACGAGTACGAAGCCGCGTGGGACGACGTCTACGACGAGATCAAAGCGACGGTCCAGGAAGAGGCGGACAAGGTCATCGACGCCGGCGGACTCTACGTCCTCGGCACCGAACGGCACGAATCGCGTCGCATCGACAATCAGCTGCGCGGACGCAGCGGCCGTCAGGGCGACCCGGGGGAGAGCCGTTTCTACCTCTCGCTGACCGACGACCTGATGCGACTGTTCAACGCGGGCGCGGCAGAGAGCCTGATGGGCCGTGGAAACGTGCCCGACGACCTTGCGATCGAGTCCAAAGTCGTGAGCCGAGCCATCCGTAGCGCGCAGTCGCAGGTCGAAGCGCGAAACGCCGAGATCCGCAAGAACGTGCTCAAGTACGACGACGTGCTGAACCGCCAGCGCGAGGCCATCTACAGTGACCGCCGACACATCCTCGAAGGTGATGACCTCCACGAGCGCACGCAGAAGTTCCTGACCGATGTGATCGACGAAGTCCTCGACTCGCACACCGGCGACGGAAACGGCGACGACTGGGACTTCGACGCCCTGTGGAACGAGCTCAAGACGCTCTATCCGGTGGGCGTGACGATCGATGAGGTCATCGCTGAAGCCGGCAACCGCGGGCGTATCAATCGCGACTTCATGCGGCGAGAGATCCTCTCCGACGCACGGCTGGCCTACCAGCGTCGCGAGGAGAGTCTGGGCTCGCCGGCGATGCGTGAACTCGAACGCCGTGTCGTCCTCTCGGTGATCGACCGCCGCTGGCGCGACCACCTGTACGAGATGGACTACCTGAAAGACGGAATCGGCCTGCGCGCGATGGCGCAGCGCGATCCGCTGGTCGAGTACCAGCGCGAAGGCTACGCGATGTTCCAGCAGATGATGGGGCAGATCCGCGAGGAGACCGTCGGCTTCCTGTTCAACCTCGAAGTCGAGGTCAACCAGGGGCCGGGTGAGGTCGCCGGGCCTTCGGTCGCGGCGAAGGGACTCGCCCGTGCCGAAGCCGAACAGCAGCGGCTGAGCTACTCGGCACCGAGTGACTCGGGCGGCGTCGAGGTGCGCAACCAGCGCGGCCAGCTCGAGCAGGCCGCGACGGACCGCGCACAACGGGCGCAGGCCGAGGCCAATGCTCCGGCGCAGCAGGCCCAGCAGGGTCCCCCCCAGCGTGGTGCTTTCGGGCAGCGCGTCGAGGCTGACCAGGCTCCGGTCAACCGTGCCGAGCGGCGGGCGCAGGACAAGAAGCGCCGCTGA
- a CDS encoding ComF family protein translates to MGELVTMLREAWLDALAVVAPTECSGCGAPDRALCVSCRADLAPVPTPVDLSGVPVWAALDYGSVPRSVLLAFKDGGRTDAAPVLAGALRAAIASALRDGRACGGEPGIRIATIPSTRAAFRRRGYHPVELLLARSGLRSERVLRPIRRAADQASLGAAERALNRAGSLRCMPRAAGRTYLLVDDILTTGSTLREAARALRRAGASVAGAAVVARTERRDGLNGWDQVPAGFTGDL, encoded by the coding sequence ATGGGAGAGCTGGTTACGATGCTGCGCGAGGCGTGGCTGGATGCGCTCGCGGTCGTGGCGCCGACGGAGTGCAGTGGATGCGGGGCTCCCGATCGCGCACTCTGCGTCAGCTGTCGAGCCGATCTCGCTCCCGTCCCGACACCCGTCGACCTGTCCGGTGTCCCCGTCTGGGCGGCGCTCGACTACGGTTCCGTCCCGAGATCGGTGCTTCTCGCGTTCAAGGACGGCGGGCGAACGGATGCTGCGCCGGTGCTCGCCGGCGCGCTGCGCGCTGCGATCGCGTCCGCACTGCGCGACGGCCGAGCCTGCGGTGGCGAACCCGGCATCCGTATCGCCACCATCCCGTCGACGCGCGCTGCGTTCCGGCGTCGCGGCTACCACCCGGTCGAACTCCTCCTCGCACGCTCCGGCCTGCGCAGCGAACGGGTGCTCCGACCGATCCGGCGCGCGGCCGACCAGGCGTCGCTCGGTGCGGCGGAACGGGCCCTGAATCGTGCAGGTTCGCTACGCTGCATGCCGCGGGCAGCAGGGCGGACCTACCTTCTGGTCGACGACATCCTGACCACCGGATCCACGCTCCGCGAGGCCGCGCGGGCGCTCAGGCGGGCCGGTGCGAGCGTCGCGGGAGCGGCCGTCGTGGCCAGAACGGAGCGTCGCGACGGGTTGAACGGATGGGATCAGGTTCCGGCCGGATTCACGGGTGACTTATGA
- the hpf gene encoding ribosome hibernation-promoting factor, HPF/YfiA family → MEINIVGRNLGITDRFREYATEKAAKVTHLAERAITFEIKVSRHNEKLGSQNGDDRVELTLVGPGAVVRAEATGTDKYAAFDVAIARLLERVRRAKDRRKVHRGQHRPTSLREASTGGFSVVDITPAPVAVLDQVRTGAIPVIADEVEPTEDSDDYCPVVIRKKVFASVPMTVDDALYYMELVGHDFYLFIDQESTRPSVVYRRKGWDYGVISLDEDADELQEVATASRKLAH, encoded by the coding sequence ATGGAAATCAACATCGTCGGACGCAACCTCGGCATCACCGATCGATTCCGTGAATACGCGACGGAGAAGGCCGCTAAGGTCACTCATCTCGCAGAACGCGCGATCACTTTCGAGATCAAAGTGAGCCGTCACAACGAGAAGCTCGGCAGCCAGAACGGCGATGACCGGGTCGAGCTCACGTTGGTCGGGCCGGGGGCAGTGGTGCGCGCCGAAGCGACGGGCACCGACAAGTATGCCGCGTTCGACGTTGCCATCGCCCGTCTCCTGGAGCGTGTGAGACGTGCGAAGGACAGGCGGAAAGTGCATCGTGGCCAGCATCGACCGACCTCGCTCCGCGAGGCGAGCACAGGCGGGTTCAGTGTGGTCGACATCACCCCGGCGCCGGTCGCCGTTCTCGATCAGGTGCGCACGGGTGCGATTCCCGTCATCGCGGACGAGGTCGAGCCGACCGAGGACTCGGACGACTACTGCCCGGTCGTCATCCGCAAGAAGGTCTTCGCGTCCGTTCCGATGACCGTCGATGATGCGCTCTACTACATGGAGCTCGTCGGCCACGACTTCTACCTCTTCATCGACCAGGAGTCGACCCGGCCGAGCGTCGTCTACCGCCGCAAAGGCTGGGACTACGGTGTGATTTCGCTCGACGAAGACGCCGATGAACTGCAGGAGGTCGCGACAGCGAGCCGAAAGCTCGCCCACTGA
- a CDS encoding LpqB family beta-propeller domain-containing protein, translating into MSRRFAARVRILAVVAAFAAALAGCASIPDDGPVRQGAPIAQRNDPLDLDFNPSPPATGATQDQIVHGFIDAASSPKNDFQIAREYLTASMSSSWNPNESVTVDQGTGRLYNQLANGSSSARWQVDVTPVANVDSVGAYHGVSSSTPISLRYDLVKVNGEWRISVAPNGVVIDDPTFRAVYAPQTLYFYNASFTYLVPDLRWFPSRVGNAATRVTNAVLAGPAKWLVGAVTSAFPPGTQLALPSVTISNGRADVDLSSQAGQADALTLQRMKYQLEQSLGSIVSSVQLSIEGTTQSVAGLSAANAPIQDPQVDNHALAYRNGQFGLLSATTVEDIPGISTKVASLHPTSASLTANHDTAVVLSQGHVYVVRKADAAPLRVDARAGLIAPAVDNYGYAWSVPADKPGALVGIGSDAVQKAIKTNWPNATRIVSLQVSRDGTRVIAVLLSGSTYSLVASGIVRGQDNLPTSLTEPIELGFGPGKPLSATWIDQLNVAVLSNTGQDGTAIALQQIGGTLSSTTGPASGATIVGAAGLSSYLVLTSDGSLQAPTGTGWQAQADKVGALGTQLGQPQ; encoded by the coding sequence GTGAGCCGCCGATTCGCGGCGCGGGTCCGCATCCTCGCCGTCGTTGCCGCCTTCGCGGCGGCGCTCGCCGGCTGTGCGAGCATCCCCGATGATGGTCCGGTCCGCCAGGGCGCGCCGATAGCCCAGCGCAACGATCCGCTCGACCTCGACTTCAACCCGTCGCCGCCGGCGACGGGGGCGACACAGGACCAGATCGTCCACGGGTTCATCGATGCGGCGTCCAGCCCGAAGAACGACTTCCAGATCGCGCGGGAATACCTGACGGCATCGATGTCGTCGTCCTGGAACCCGAACGAGTCCGTCACGGTCGACCAGGGCACCGGCAGGCTGTATAACCAGCTCGCGAACGGATCGTCGTCGGCCCGCTGGCAGGTCGACGTGACCCCGGTCGCGAACGTCGATTCGGTCGGCGCGTACCACGGGGTGTCGTCGTCCACGCCGATCTCCCTCCGCTACGACCTGGTGAAGGTGAACGGCGAGTGGCGCATCTCGGTCGCCCCCAACGGGGTCGTCATCGATGACCCGACCTTCCGTGCCGTCTACGCACCCCAGACCCTGTACTTCTACAACGCTTCGTTCACCTATCTCGTGCCCGATCTGCGCTGGTTCCCGTCGCGGGTCGGAAACGCGGCCACCAGGGTGACGAACGCCGTGCTGGCCGGCCCGGCGAAATGGCTGGTCGGTGCCGTGACCTCGGCCTTCCCGCCCGGTACGCAGCTGGCCCTGCCCTCGGTCACGATCTCGAACGGGCGAGCGGACGTCGACCTCAGCTCGCAGGCGGGACAGGCGGATGCCCTCACACTGCAACGCATGAAATACCAGCTGGAGCAGAGCCTGGGTTCGATCGTGTCGTCCGTCCAGTTGTCGATCGAGGGGACGACGCAGAGTGTCGCGGGTCTCTCGGCGGCCAACGCGCCCATCCAGGATCCCCAGGTCGACAATCACGCGCTCGCCTACCGCAACGGGCAGTTCGGCCTGCTGTCGGCGACGACGGTCGAGGACATCCCCGGCATCTCGACAAAGGTCGCGTCGCTGCATCCGACCTCAGCGTCGCTGACCGCGAACCACGACACCGCGGTGGTCCTCTCGCAGGGGCACGTCTACGTCGTCCGCAAGGCCGACGCGGCGCCGCTGCGTGTGGATGCGCGTGCTGGACTGATCGCGCCGGCCGTCGACAACTACGGGTACGCGTGGTCCGTTCCCGCGGATAAGCCGGGCGCGCTCGTCGGAATCGGGTCGGACGCGGTCCAGAAGGCGATCAAGACGAACTGGCCGAACGCGACGCGCATCGTGTCGCTCCAGGTCTCCCGCGACGGAACCCGAGTGATCGCCGTCCTGCTGTCCGGCTCGACGTACTCGCTGGTCGCGTCGGGAATCGTGCGAGGTCAGGACAATCTGCCCACGTCGCTCACGGAGCCGATCGAACTCGGATTCGGTCCCGGCAAGCCGCTGTCGGCCACCTGGATCGATCAGCTGAACGTGGCGGTGCTGAGCAACACCGGCCAGGACGGCACAGCGATAGCCCTCCAGCAGATCGGGGGGACGCTGAGCTCGACGACCGGGCCGGCGAGCGGAGCGACGATCGTCGGCGCGGCGGGTCTGTCGTCGTACCTGGTGCTGACCTCCGACGGTTCGCTCCAGGCGCCGACCGGCACGGGCTGGCAGGCGCAGGCGGACAAGGTCGGTGCGCTGGGAACGCAGCTGGGGCAGCCCCAGTAG
- a CDS encoding Rv3235 family protein, translating into MSHALNDDREHTAESRRRPSRGAAPSSRDQYFAAQAPSRFGLPDPATLLVNLARCVVEVLAGVRGLDQLSRWVTDDVYRHLLKRVVLASRARAITGGTVRRPQLTVGEPRITFPRDNAIEAVVVVHQRTRSRAVAIRLESFDGRWRASAINVL; encoded by the coding sequence TTGAGCCATGCGCTAAACGACGACCGCGAGCACACTGCCGAGTCTCGCCGACGACCTTCGCGAGGGGCCGCGCCAAGCTCGCGCGACCAGTACTTCGCCGCCCAGGCCCCATCCCGATTCGGCCTTCCGGACCCGGCCACACTCCTGGTCAACCTCGCACGCTGTGTGGTCGAAGTGCTCGCCGGGGTCCGCGGACTCGACCAGTTGTCCCGGTGGGTGACCGACGACGTCTATCGTCACCTTCTCAAGAGAGTCGTGCTCGCGAGCCGGGCGAGAGCCATCACCGGTGGCACAGTTCGCCGCCCGCAGCTCACGGTCGGGGAACCCCGAATCACCTTTCCTCGCGACAACGCGATCGAAGCCGTCGTCGTCGTGCACCAGCGGACCCGCTCACGTGCCGTCGCCATCCGGCTCGAATCCTTCGACGGCCGATGGCGAGCGAGCGCGATCAACGTGCTCTGA